CTCGGCCCGGCGGCGGTCCATCTGGTAGGCGAAGCGGCGGCGCTCCTGGGTGCGCAGGTACGCGATGTACACGCTGAGCATGACGGCGGGCACGCCGGGGGCCCACAGGAACGCGAGCCCGCCGACCGCGGCGACGATCGCACCGACGGTGAAGGCGAGGAACAGCATGGTGGTGGTGCGCCGACGGCGCGCGAGCACCTTCGAGCGCCGGGCCCGTGCCGCGGCCGCCTGGGCCTGCGGTGACACACCGCGCCGGGCCGCCGGCACGCGGCTGCCCGCGCGCCCGGGCCCCGCCGCGTTCGGTGCGGGCGGTGCCGGGCGGGCCGGCTGCTCGGGTGCGGGCGACGGGAGGGGCGCCTGGGTCTGCGGACGCGTCTTGGACACGGCGAAGGCCCGGACGTCCACCGATTCGGTGGCGTCCAGGTCGTCGGCGTCCTGCTCCCCCTCCTCGGTGGAGCGCGCCCGCAGGTCCCTGGCGTACCGGCGCTCCATGGCCGCCTTTCCGGACAGGAGCCGGATGGCGGTGCTGAAGCGTTCCGTCGGACGGGCCTCGTTCAGCTCGTCCTGCCTACGGAGCCACATCGGCACCAAGTAGGCGGCCCAGGCCCCGACAATGACTGCGTAGATGAGGCCGCTGCTGCTCACGCCTCACACCGTAGAGGGGTTTGCGTGAGGCCATCCGCCAATTGAGCCGGTGTGTCGCACGATCTGGCTGATATTTCGAACTTTTTTTGTGATCGATGCGATCAGCAGACCGCCCGGGGCGGGAATTCATTGCCCCGAGACGGTCATCGGGCGATCAATTTCGAACATGTATTCAATTTCCGGGGTGGTGCCGGATTCCCGGATTACTCTCCGATCGTGCCCGGTGCCAGCGCCTCAGCAACCCGTCCGGCACCTCTTCCGCCGTCAGCGCGAAGACGAGGTGGTCGCGCCAGGCCCCGTCGATGTGGAGATAACGCGGTCTGAGCCCCTCCTGACGGAATCCGAGTTTCTCCACGACGCGGCGGCTGGGTCCGTTCTCCGGGCGAATGCAGACCTCGATGCGGTGCAGTCCGACCGTGCGGAAACAGTGGTCCACGACGAGCGCCACCGCCGTCGGCATCACCCCGCGCCCGGCCACCGCCTCGTCCACCCAGTAGCCGACGTGCCCGGAGCACATCGAGCCCCAGGTGATCCCGGCCACCGTCAACTGCCCCACCAGCCGCCCCTGGTACTCGATGACGAAGGGCAGCATCCGGCCCGCGTTCGCCTCCGACCTGAGGTGGCGGACCATCTGGCGGAAGGTCGGGCGGTGGGCGAGCGGCCCGCCGGGCGAGGGCGGCGGAATGGTCGCCTCCCAGGGGCGCAGCCAGTCGCGGTTGCGCCGGTTGACCTCACGCCACGCCCGCTGGTCGCGCAGCTTTATCGGCCTGAGGACGATGTCGCCGTCCACCAGCTCGACGGGCCAGGATGGGCTGTTCAGCTCGCACCCCCAGTGCCGGGTCTGGGGTGGTCGCCGCCGCGGAGCTGCTCGACGGCGTGGACCAGCAGCGGCTCCAGGACGGCCAGGCCGTCCTTCACACCGCCGCTGGAGCCGGGCAGGTTGACGATCAGCGTGCTTCCCGCCACTCCGGCCAGGCCCCGGGAGAGCGCCGCGGTCGGCACCTTCTCCCGGCCGAACGCCCGGATGGCCTCGGCGATGCCCGGCACCTCGTGGTCGATCACCCGGCGGGTCGCCTCCGGGGTGCGGTCGGTGGGCGAGATGCCCGTGCCGCCCGTGGTGACGATGACGTCGTAGCCGGTCTCGACACCGGCGCGCAGGGCCGCCTCCACGGGGTCGCCGTCGGGGACGACCTGCGGGCCGTCGACCTCGAAGCCGAAGCGCCCCAGGCCGTCGGCGATCAGCGGGCCGCCCTTGTCCTCGTAGATCCCGGCGGCGGCCCGGTTGGAGGCCGTGACGACGAGAGCGCGGTACGTCATGCCCGGCTCCAGTCGCCCGACTTGCCGCCCGTCTTCTCCTCCACCCGTACGTCCGTGATGACCGCTCCCTTGTCGACCGCCTTGACCATGTCGATCACGGTGAGCGCGGCGACGGAGACCGCGGTGAGGGCCTCCATCTCGACGCCCGTGCGGTCCGTCGTCTTGACGGTGGCCAGGATCTCCACGGCGTCGTCCGCGACCGACAGGTCCAGTTTCACACCGGACACCGACAACGGGTGACAGAGCGGGATCAGGTCCGGGGTGCGTTTGGCGCCCATGATCCCGGCGATCCGCGCGGTCGCGAGGGCGTCGCCCTTGGGGACGCCCTCGCCGCGCAGCAACTCGATCACGCGCGGCGAGACGAGGACGCGTCCGCTGGCGCGGGCGGTGCGCGCGGTCACGTCCTTGTCCGACACGTCGACCATGCGGGCCGCGCCGGCGTCGTCGAGGTGCGTCAGCCGGTCCTGCGTGGGGCCGTTCTGCGTGCGTGGGTCCTGCGTGCTCATGCTGTGTGGCGCTCCCGGTCCGGGCCTGCTGTGCGCGACACGGTACCCCCAACCAGCGCCTATCGGCCGAGCAGGACCACCTCGACCTCGGCGCCGGGCTCGACGGACTCGGTGTCCTCGGGGACGACGATCAGCGCGTCCGCGTGGGCGAGGGCCGCGACCAGGTGCGATCCGGCGCCGCCGACCGGGGTCACCCGGCCGTCCTCGTACGTGCCGCGCAGGAACTGGCGGCGGCCCTTCGGGGAGGTCAGCGCCTTGTCGGCGGCCAGGGTCGCCCGGGTCGTCGGCCGGTGGACGTCGTCGAGGCCCATGAGGGTGCGGATGGCGGGGCGGACGAACAGTTCGAAGGAGACGTACGACGACACCGGGTTGCCGGGCAGGGCCAGCAGCGGGGTGTGGTCGGGGCCGATGGAGCCGAAGCCCTGGGGCTTGCCGGGCTGCATGGCCAGCTTGCGGAACTCCACGCCGCTGCCCGGCTCGTCCTCGTCGCCGACGTGGGACAGGGCCTCCTTGACCACGTCGTACGCGCCGACGCTCACGCCGCCCGTGGTGACCATCAGGTCGGCGCGGACCAGCTGGTCCTCGATGGTGGAGCGCAGGGTCTCGGCGTCGTCGGCGACGGCGCCCACCCGGTAGGCGATGGCGCCGGCGTCACGGGCGGCGGCGGTGAGGGCGAAGCTGTTGGAGTCGTAGATCTGACCGGTGCGCAGTTCCGTGTCGGGCTGGACGAGTTCGCTGCCGGTGGAGAGCACCACCACGCGCGGGCGCGGGCGGACGCGGACCGTGCCGCGGCCGATCGCGGCGAGCAGGGCGATCTGGGGCGGGCCGAGGACCGTGCCGGCCGCCAGGGCGCGGTCGCCGGCCTTCACGTCGCTGCCCTTGGCGCGCACGTGCGCGCGGGCCTCGGCCGGGCGGTACACGTGCACCTGCCCGGTGGCGCCCTCGGGGCCGAGGCTGCGGGCGCGCATCCCGCGCACCGGGCCCTCGCCGAGCCCGCCGTCGGTCCACTCGACGGGCACGACCGTCTCGGCGCCGGGCGGCAGCGGGGCGCCGGTCATGATGCGGGCGGCCTGGCCGGGGCCCACCTGGAGCGGCTCGGCCTGGCCGGCGGCCACGTCCCCGACGACCTCCAGGGCCGCCGGGAACTCCTCGCTCGCGCCCGCGACGTCCGCGACCCGCACCGCGTAGCCGTCCATGGAGCTGTTGTCGAACGGCGGCAGGGACACCGGCACCGTGATGTCGTCGACCAGGACGCAGCCCTGGGCGTCGAGCAGGTGCAGTTCGATCGGCTCCAGGGGGCGGACGGTGGCGAGGATGTCCTCCAGGTGCTCGTCCACCGACCAGAGGTGGTCGGGGCCGAAGTGGTCCTGGCCGGTGACGCGGGGCGCGGCGCTGCTCAACGTGCTACATCTCCTCGGCTACGTAACTGCGAAGCCAGGTCCGGAAGTCCGGGCCCAGGTCTTCACGTTCGCACGCGAGTCGGACAATGGCACGCAGGTAGTCGCCGCGGTCGCCGGTGTCATAGCGGCGGCCCTTGAAGACCACGCCGTGCACCGGGCCGCCGATCTTCTCGTCCTCGGCGAGCTGCTGGAGGGCGTCGGTGAGCTGGATCTCGCCGCCGCGGCCCGGCTCGGTGCGGCGCAGTATGTCGAAGATGTGCGGGTCGAGGACGTAGCGGCCGATGACCGCGTAGTTGGACGGGGCGTCGGCCGGGTCGGGCTTCTCGACCAGGCCGCTGACCTTGACGACGTCGCTGTCCTCGGTGGTCTCCACGGCCGCGCAGCCGTAGAGGTGGATCTGCTCCGGGGCGACCTCCATGAGCGCGATGACGCTGCCGCCGCGCTGCTCCTGGACCTCGACCATGCGCTGGAGCAGGGGGTCGCGGGGGTCGATCAGGTCGTCGCCGAGGAGGACGGCGAAGGGCTCGTGGCCCACGTGCGGGGCGGCGCACAGCACGGCGTGGCCGAGGCCCTTGGGGTCGCCCTGGCGGACGTAGTGCATCGTCGCGAGGTCGCTGGACTCCTGCACCTTGGCGAGACGGCCGGCGTCGCCCTTCTTCTGGAGCGCCGACTCCAGCTCGTAGTTGCGGTCGAAGTGGTCCTCGAGGGGGCGCTTGTTGCGGCCCGTCACCATGAGGACGTCGTCGAGACCCGCGGCGACCGCCTCCTCGACCACGTACTGGATCGCCGGCTTGTCGACGACCGGCAGCATCTCCTTGGGAGTGGCTTTGGTGGCCGGCAGGAACCGGGTGCCGAGGCCTGCTGCGGGAATGACAGCCTTGCTGATCCGAGGGTGCGACTGAGTCATGCCCGCCACCCTATCCGGTGCCTTTGCATGGAATCTGCGGCTCCGGTTCATAGGCGCTCATATGAGCGTATTGCGACGGTACGGGAGCAACCATTGAGGCCTATCGCACGTCCGGGCGAGCCTGACAAGCGGAGTTTGCGGCGCGAGATCCTCGCGGTGAGGAACAGGTTGACGGCGGATGACCTGCGGGAAACCTCGGCCGCGCTGGCCGGGCGGGCCCTGGAGCTGCCCGAGTTGGCGCGGGCCGGCACGGTCGCCGCGTATGTCTCCGTGGGGAGTGAACCCGGGACGCTCGCGCTCCTGGACACCTTGCGCGCCCGGGGCGTGCGCGTGCTGCTGCCGGTCCTGCTGCCCGACAACGACCTGGACTGGGGCGAGTACACGGGCGAGGGCTCGCTGGCGCGCGTCCGGCACGGCGGCCGGATGGCCCTCTTCGAGCCCGCGGGCGAGCGCCTGGGCCCGGACGCCGTGACGACGGCCGACGCCGTGCTGCTGCCGGGTCTCGCGGTGGACGCGCGCGGGATGCGGCTGGGGCGGGGCGGCGGCTCCTACGACCGGGTCCTGGCGCGGCTGGAGCGGGCGGGGGCGCATCCCGCCCTGGTGGTGCTGCTGTACGACTCCGAGGTCGTCGAGCACGTCCCGGAGGAGCCGCACGACCGGCCGGTGCACGCGGTGGTGACGCCGTCGGGGGTGCGGCGGTTCCGGCAGGAGCCCTGACGCGGAACGGCCCTCCACGCGCGTGTGGAGGGCCGTTTCCGTGACCGGCGTCAGTGGCTCACGGTTTGAGCACCAGCTTGTCGGCCGTGCTGTCCTCGACCGCCCGGTCCGAGAAGGACCACGGCAGCAGTTCGCCGTCGGCCCACTTGTCGGTCTGGTCGACGTAGTGGGCGCTGTAGGCGTGCCCGGAGGCGCCGGAGAGGTTGATCCAGCGGGACTTGTCGAGGTCGCCGAGGTTCACCACCATCCGCATGGACGGCACCCACACCACCCCGTAGCCGCCGGCGGCGTTCCAGCCGGTCGCGTTGACCGTCGCCTCGCCGCCGCTGAGCTCCCAGGGGCCGCGGTTGAGCGCGTACTGGAGGAAGCCGGGGCCCTCGGTGCCGAGGGTCTGGTTCTTCAGGAACAGGCGGTGCAGCCGGCCCCAGGTCCAGGTGTCGATGTCCTTGCCGAGCTTGGCGGTCAGCTCCCAGCGGGCGTCGATCATCGCGCGCTTGAAGAGCTGGTCGCGGTTGACGGCGCCGGGGCGGGTGCCCGACTTGGGCGTCTTCCACCAGTCGCTGTCCGGCTGCTCCATCAGCTTGCGGACCACCTCGAACCACCGGTCGCCGCCGTCCGGCTGCGCCTGGTCGGGGTCGCGCTGACCGCACTCGCGGACCTTCTCCGCCTCGTCGGCGGGCCCGGTGGTGTTGACCGGCTCGACCCACAGGCACTGGCCCTTGACCCGCAGCTCCTTGGGGAGCTTGTTGCCGAAGGCGAGCTTGAGGATGTTGCGCCAGACGGCGTTGAAGTAGGCCGCGGCCGCCGAGTCGGCGTCCTGGGTGTAGTCCCAGCCCTCCAGGAGCTTCTGCGCCTCGCGGACGTCCTTGTCGCCGGTGTCGATCTTCAGCAGCGTGGGCACCAGCAGCCGGGCGATCTCACTGCTGTTGTCCAGCTGCATCTGGCGCATGTCGTCCGTGGAGATCTTGCCGCCGTCCTTGATCTTCGACTGGATCAGGTCGGTGATCCGCTGGCTGCGCGTGCCGTAACCCCAGTCCGTGGTGAGCGTGTAGGGGTACTTGTCCGGGTCGATCACGGCCTGGTTGGCGGTGACGATGTAGCCCCGCTCCGGGTTGTACTCGTAGGGCAGCGCGTCCTGCGGGATGTAGCCGGTCCAGCGGTACTTCGGGTCCCAGCCGGGCGCCGGGAGCGAGCCGTCGTCGCCCTCCGCGCGCGTGGGGATCTTCCCCGGCAGGGTGTAGCCGATGTTGTCCTCGGTGTCGGCGTAGACCAGGTTCTGCGAGGGCACGTCGAACAGGGCGGCGGCCTTGCGGAAGTCGGTCCAGTTCTTGGCCCTGTTCATGGCGAAGACGGCGTCCATGGTGGTGCCCGGCTGCAGGGCGGTCCAGCGCAGCGCGACGCCGTAGCCGTCGCCTCTGTCGGGTGCCGCGGTGTCGACGGTGGCCTTCTTGCCGACCTTCACGAGCTCCTCGTCGCGGTCGGACAGCAGGGGCCCGTTGTTGGTCTCACGCACGACGATCTTCTTCGGCTCACCGCCGGCGACCTTGATGGTCTCCTCGCGCGTCTCGAACGGCTTGACCTTGCCGTCGTAGAGGTAGCCGTCGCCGGTGATCTTCTCCAGGTAGAGGTCCGTGACGTCGACACCGGAGTTGGTCATGCCCCAGGCGATGTCCTGGTTGTGACCGATTATCACGCCGGGCATGCCGGCGAAGGTGTAGCCCGTGA
This genomic stretch from Streptomyces sp. Go-475 harbors:
- the glpR gene encoding gephyrin-like molybdotransferase receptor GlpR; protein product: MSSSGLIYAVIVGAWAAYLVPMWLRRQDELNEARPTERFSTAIRLLSGKAAMERRYARDLRARSTEEGEQDADDLDATESVDVRAFAVSKTRPQTQAPLPSPAPEQPARPAPPAPNAAGPGRAGSRVPAARRGVSPQAQAAAARARRSKVLARRRRTTTMLFLAFTVGAIVAAVGGLAFLWAPGVPAVMLSVYIAYLRTQERRRFAYQMDRRRAEAAAQRLRERQRQPRRRASADEESDDPEEGPEPVTDPGLSALAADRRALVEQTDHAEWVDQQRERQRRPGQGESWEPVPVPLPTYVTAPVAPRATSDVDLGAPDTWSSARSSAVTPDAEREAEAADQDEADPRPQDRTDDDGRTDARRAASARRARERGRTPLFDQYEDGERPRAANE
- the glp gene encoding gephyrin-like molybdotransferase Glp, coding for MSSAAPRVTGQDHFGPDHLWSVDEHLEDILATVRPLEPIELHLLDAQGCVLVDDITVPVSLPPFDNSSMDGYAVRVADVAGASEEFPAALEVVGDVAAGQAEPLQVGPGQAARIMTGAPLPPGAETVVPVEWTDGGLGEGPVRGMRARSLGPEGATGQVHVYRPAEARAHVRAKGSDVKAGDRALAAGTVLGPPQIALLAAIGRGTVRVRPRPRVVVLSTGSELVQPDTELRTGQIYDSNSFALTAAARDAGAIAYRVGAVADDAETLRSTIEDQLVRADLMVTTGGVSVGAYDVVKEALSHVGDEDEPGSGVEFRKLAMQPGKPQGFGSIGPDHTPLLALPGNPVSSYVSFELFVRPAIRTLMGLDDVHRPTTRATLAADKALTSPKGRRQFLRGTYEDGRVTPVGGAGSHLVAALAHADALIVVPEDTESVEPGAEVEVVLLGR
- the galU gene encoding UTP--glucose-1-phosphate uridylyltransferase GalU, whose protein sequence is MTQSHPRISKAVIPAAGLGTRFLPATKATPKEMLPVVDKPAIQYVVEEAVAAGLDDVLMVTGRNKRPLEDHFDRNYELESALQKKGDAGRLAKVQESSDLATMHYVRQGDPKGLGHAVLCAAPHVGHEPFAVLLGDDLIDPRDPLLQRMVEVQEQRGGSVIALMEVAPEQIHLYGCAAVETTEDSDVVKVSGLVEKPDPADAPSNYAVIGRYVLDPHIFDILRRTEPGRGGEIQLTDALQQLAEDEKIGGPVHGVVFKGRRYDTGDRGDYLRAIVRLACEREDLGPDFRTWLRSYVAEEM
- a CDS encoding penicillin acylase family protein, whose product is MPPNTTASTGQQPGKSGRRKGRKARLIVLVLVLALIGGVAFGAYWSISTVRASFPQTKGTLTLKGLSGPVEVKRDNYGIPQIYASSDADLFMAQGYVQAQDRFYEMDVRRHMAAGRLSEMFGKSQVDNDEFLRTLGWDRVAKEEYDTKLSDATKKYLQAYSKGVNAYLQGKDGKDISLEYAALGFTNDYKPQAWTPVDSVSWLKAMAWDLRGNMQDEIDRALLTSRLGPKQIADLYPQYPYDRNKAIVQEGQYDELTSAFEQGGTSGASGTSGTSGTSGTSGTGGTSTGAAGTQGTASGASGTSGTASGASGTAGLDSQLGGLTRVLDDLPPAVGVNGDGIGSNSWVVSGDHTITGKPLLANDPHLSPSLPSVWYQMGLHCRSVSSTCQYDVTGYTFAGMPGVIIGHNQDIAWGMTNSGVDVTDLYLEKITGDGYLYDGKVKPFETREETIKVAGGEPKKIVVRETNNGPLLSDRDEELVKVGKKATVDTAAPDRGDGYGVALRWTALQPGTTMDAVFAMNRAKNWTDFRKAAALFDVPSQNLVYADTEDNIGYTLPGKIPTRAEGDDGSLPAPGWDPKYRWTGYIPQDALPYEYNPERGYIVTANQAVIDPDKYPYTLTTDWGYGTRSQRITDLIQSKIKDGGKISTDDMRQMQLDNSSEIARLLVPTLLKIDTGDKDVREAQKLLEGWDYTQDADSAAAAYFNAVWRNILKLAFGNKLPKELRVKGQCLWVEPVNTTGPADEAEKVRECGQRDPDQAQPDGGDRWFEVVRKLMEQPDSDWWKTPKSGTRPGAVNRDQLFKRAMIDARWELTAKLGKDIDTWTWGRLHRLFLKNQTLGTEGPGFLQYALNRGPWELSGGEATVNATGWNAAGGYGVVWVPSMRMVVNLGDLDKSRWINLSGASGHAYSAHYVDQTDKWADGELLPWSFSDRAVEDSTADKLVLKP
- a CDS encoding 5-formyltetrahydrofolate cyclo-ligase; translated protein: MRPIARPGEPDKRSLRREILAVRNRLTADDLRETSAALAGRALELPELARAGTVAAYVSVGSEPGTLALLDTLRARGVRVLLPVLLPDNDLDWGEYTGEGSLARVRHGGRMALFEPAGERLGPDAVTTADAVLLPGLAVDARGMRLGRGGGSYDRVLARLERAGAHPALVVLLYDSEVVEHVPEEPHDRPVHAVVTPSGVRRFRQEP
- a CDS encoding MogA/MoaB family molybdenum cofactor biosynthesis protein, which translates into the protein MTYRALVVTASNRAAAGIYEDKGGPLIADGLGRFGFEVDGPQVVPDGDPVEAALRAGVETGYDVIVTTGGTGISPTDRTPEATRRVIDHEVPGIAEAIRAFGREKVPTAALSRGLAGVAGSTLIVNLPGSSGGVKDGLAVLEPLLVHAVEQLRGGDHPRPGTGGAS
- the moaC gene encoding cyclic pyranopterin monophosphate synthase MoaC, with translation MSTQDPRTQNGPTQDRLTHLDDAGAARMVDVSDKDVTARTARASGRVLVSPRVIELLRGEGVPKGDALATARIAGIMGAKRTPDLIPLCHPLSVSGVKLDLSVADDAVEILATVKTTDRTGVEMEALTAVSVAALTVIDMVKAVDKGAVITDVRVEEKTGGKSGDWSRA
- a CDS encoding GNAT family protein, with product MVDGDIVLRPIKLRDQRAWREVNRRNRDWLRPWEATIPPPSPGGPLAHRPTFRQMVRHLRSEANAGRMLPFVIEYQGRLVGQLTVAGITWGSMCSGHVGYWVDEAVAGRGVMPTAVALVVDHCFRTVGLHRIEVCIRPENGPSRRVVEKLGFRQEGLRPRYLHIDGAWRDHLVFALTAEEVPDGLLRRWHRARSESNPGIRHHPGN